A window of Maniola hyperantus chromosome 17, iAphHyp1.2, whole genome shotgun sequence genomic DNA:
CGCCACCATGGACGCAATCAAAAAGAAAATGCAGGCGATGAAGCTGGAGAAGGACAATGCCATGGACAAGGCAGATACCTGCGAACAGCAGGCCAGGGATGCCAACCTCCGTGCCGAAAAGGTGAGAACTACTTGAACGTTTTAAAAAGTCGCACAAGGTGCATTAAAAGCACGGGCTAGAAATTATAAAGAGTTAAAATCTCAGAGGCAGCACAAAAAAGACATTGATGCACTTTATGTGATCTGTGATCAAAATgactttattaaattatttcttatcatcctaacaatataaataaatgacatTAAAACAAGACAGCAGCTGGTCTACATTTGGACTGCAAAATTGCAGTTTTGATGCAATCATTGTGCAGTCCAAATGCAGTTCTTCTGTTTAGACCCCACACCGTAAATATACATAGAGAACCCGGGTGTTACGATTTTAACTATAAAATCTTACACTCAGGGTACAGTAATTAAAACCATTCTGACGTTTCATATTCCAGGTGAACGAGGAAGTCCGTGAACTCCAGAAGAAACTTGCCCAAGTAGAAGAAGATCTTGTCCTAAACAAGAACAAGCTCGAGCAAGCCAACAAAGACTTAGAGGAGAAGGAGAAGCAGCTGGCCGCTACTGAGGCGGAGGTGGCCTCACAAAACAGGAAGGTGCAGCAGATTGAGGAGGATCTCGAGAAGTCTGAGGAGAGGTCGGGCACCGCCCAACAGAAACTGCTCGAGGCTCAACAGGCCGCTGACGAGAACAACCGGTAAGCAGATTTTTTACATATATGATAGGTTTTGTGGTTGACTACAGTGCCCGATGAAAACCGTTATTGATGAAGCTAGGTAAGCTTATCTACAATAGGAAGGTATAGCAGTTTAAGGGAGAAGTCGGGTGCAGTCCAACAGTAAAGGCTTAACAGGGCACTGGTGAGAACTACTGGTAGGTACTAGGCAAGCACGCTTTAAGCAGTGGTAGATTCTTTTGACGATTTAAAtcacaagtttatttgagtaaaaatgtttctatttatattctagttctatttctattatagttattttatgtAAACAAGATGAACTTGCGTTTGATTGCAATGCTTCAAGGAAAGCGATGTTGGAAAAtcgcaagttttttttaaatatatttagttGGAACGCACCTGGCTAGAAGATAAAAGTAGATAATATTTACAAGAACAATTAAAGCAGAACACATATCTAGGtttaatagtaataaaataccATAAAAAAACATTGCTGGGATTGAGCCAATAAAAATTTGGATCCGAGAGCAGGAGATAGCTGCTGTAaacgaaatatttttattgaggcTAAGTATGACAAAAAGATAACAGTAGTACATGGCGTTAATTCCTGGACGGGCTCCGAGGATGCCAGATTAAATCATTTCAATCTGCATCTCAAGGCTCAGGGCACGCAAAAGAAAACCCTAAAGAAAATTGCCTCATTTTGCGTGTACCCTGCAGGGATACGAATTATGCAGAGTGGTTTTAATTTCGAAATATCAAGTTATTCAATTTGGGTTTTACAACCTCTATGTATTTcaaatctagtaggtataattcATATTTTCAGTTTTGTCAATAATGGATTTTTATCTATTTCAGTATGTGCAAAGTATTGGAGAACAGGTCACAGCAAGACGAGGAGCGTATGGACCAACTCACAAACCAATTAAAGGAAGCCCGTCTCCTCGCTGAAGATGCTGACGGCAAGTCTGATGAAGTAAGTAACATGTGTCATCTTCTGAAAAGACGTTAGGCGAAGCAGTACATAGGAAATTCAGGCCTAGAAACCTTGAAAAAGTGTATTTTGAAGTAACGTTAAGCGATCCTCCACTAATTGAAGTCGCTGGGGAACCATTGGACACACGCAGCATACCTAATTTTGTTGCAATCATTGCAATAGAGGGTATGAGAGAGATATGTCCTGTTGTGAATGTCTATCAGTCATGtcgatgaagatgatgatatcAGAAGACAGGTTTATCTAAAATTATCAACATGTTTTTATAAATCTGAAATTTggg
This region includes:
- the Tm2 gene encoding tropomyosin-1 codes for the protein MDAIKKKMQAMKLEKDNAMDKADTCEQQARDANLRAEKVNEEVRELQKKLAQVEEDLVLNKNKLEQANKDLEEKEKQLAATEAEVASQNRKVQQIEEDLEKSEERSGTAQQKLLEAQQAADENNRMCKVLENRSQQDEERMDQLTNQLKEARLLAEDADGKSDEVSRKLAFVEDELEVAEDRVKSGDAKISELEEELKVVGNSLKSLEVSEEKANQRVEEFKKQLKTLTVKLKEAEARAEYAEKTVKKLQKEVDRLEDELGINKDRYKSLADEMDSTFAELAGY